One genomic window of Etheostoma spectabile isolate EspeVRDwgs_2016 chromosome 7, UIUC_Espe_1.0, whole genome shotgun sequence includes the following:
- the LOC116692987 gene encoding LOW QUALITY PROTEIN: angiopoietin-related protein 7-like (The sequence of the model RefSeq protein was modified relative to this genomic sequence to represent the inferred CDS: inserted 1 base in 1 codon), which produces MKWRSILLTFLFLTCRCHQPVTGDSASSDERSDIGHDEDVHPNALTETNADVLDTNIQTSRDVPDTNFERKWDIDKDDYEDADWHPPSSVLETHPDLSPEIGTSSSEQCGEYSSHLTSSGHCRLMATLPPVAVGTSQKRCPDMFRCTDDISYWLHENQNRKEQLDDLTETMSELQEELRNHSRRITALEEQGVESVGVNLTFDQRLSSLELRQVEVDALFHVHGTLLYELQAQLRNLSAALERVGRKTGCKVNVVRTSPLLGMRDTPARQHLSSCSSDCASLYHNGVRHSGVYNITACXPGTVLPVYCDMEQRGGGWTVFQRRRDGLVSFNRGWSEYRDGFGEPRGEHWLGNQKLHLLSNQGNYSLRIELQDWNQVHRHALYHSFRIENEENRYRLHVSGFSGTVEDSFGWYHDQQGFSTPDTGNICAEISHAGWWFHQCFYANLNGVYYRGGHYSLKAQNLLGPDGIVWFSWKDSDFYSLKVVTMMIRPRNFRPRLSP; this is translated from the exons ATGAAGTGGCGATCCATTTTACTAACATTTCTCTTTCTGACTTGCCGGTGTCACCAGCCTGTCACCGGGGACTCTGCGTCCTCAGATGAACGCTCAGACATCGGACACGATGAGGACGTGCACCCCAACGCCCTCACAGAAACAAACGCAGATGTACTGGACACGAACATTCAAACAAGCCGGGATGTACCAGACACAAACTTTGAAAGAAAGTGGGACATCGACAAGGACGACTATGAGGACGCCGACTGGCATCCTCCTTCCTCCGTCCTGGAAACACACCCCGACCTGTCCCCAGAGATCGGGACTTCCTCGTCAGAACAGTGCGGGGAGTACAGCAGCCATCTGACATCAAGCGGCCATTGCCGACTGATGGCCACGCTGCCCCCGGTGGCCGTGGGAACGTCGCAGAAACGCTGCCCGGACATGTTCCGCTGCACAGACGACATCTCGTATTGGCTCCACGAGAACCAGAACAGGAAAGAGCAGCTGGACGACCTGACGGAGACAATGTCAGAGCTGCAGGAGGAGCTGAGGAACCACAGCCGTCGAATCACAGCCCTGGAGGAGCAG GGTGTAGAAAGTGTCGGTGTGAACTTGACCTTTGACCAGCGGTTGAGTTCTCTGGAGCTGCGTCAGGTGGAGGTCGACGCGCTCTTCCACGTGCACGGCACGCTGCTGTACGAGCTGCAGGCGCAGCTGCGGAACCTGTCGGCGGCCCTGGAGCGCGTGGGCCGCAAAACGGGCTGCAAGGTCAACGTGGTCCGGACCTCACCGCTGCTCGGCATGAGAGACACACCAG CGAGACAGCACCTGTCTTCCTGTTCATCCGACTGTGCGTCTCTGTATCACAATGGTGTTCGTCACTCTGGTGTGTACAACATCACTGCCT CGCCGGGCACCGTCCTGCCAGTCTACTGCGACATGGAACAGAG AGGTGGGGGCTGGACGGTGTTCCAGAGGCGGCGCGACGGCTTGGTGAGTTTTAACCGCGGCTGGTCCGAGTACCGCGACGGCTTCGGCGAGCCGCGGGGAGAACACTGGCTGGGCAACCAGAAGCTCCACCTGCTGTCCAACCAGGGCAACTACAGCCTCCGCATTGAGCTGCAGGACTGGAACCAGGTCCACAGACACGCCCTGTACCACAGCTTCAG GATAGAGAACGAGGAGAACCGGTACCGCCTCCACGTGTCCGGTTTCAGCGGCACCGTGGAGGACTCGTTCGGGTGGTACCACGACCAGCAGGGCTTCAGCACGCCGGACACCGGCAACATCTGTGCCGAGATCAGCCACGCGGGCTGGTGGTTCCACCAGTGCTTCTACGCCAACCTCAACGGCGTCTACTACAGG GGCGGGCACTACTCTCTGAAAGCTCAGAACTTGCTCGGGCCGGACGGCATCGTCTGGTTCTCCTGGAAGGACTCGGACTTCTACTCTCTGAAGGTGGTCACCATGATGATACGACCACGCAACTTCAGGCCACGCTTGTCGCCATAG